A single Sphingopyxis chilensis DNA region contains:
- a CDS encoding M16 family metallopeptidase, giving the protein MIRTSLLLSAAATAFSLVQPAHADEVLPFEQFTLSNGLRVVVHEDRSTPKVAVAVWYHVGSANEPAGKSGFAHLYEHLMFNGSEHRDDEWFPPLQEIGASAVNGATSFDQTYYYEVVPTGGLERALWMESDRMGHLLGAITQAKLDEQRGVVQNEKRQRESQPYSGMDDITARALFPVGHPYHHPIIGSMEDLGAASLTDVKDWFGQYYGAANAVLSLSGDVNAQQAKALAEKYFGSVAAGPPVSRTAAWVPSLSEDKRDTMLDNVPQAAVSWSWAVPGRGTPQSSTLRAAASALGSGKTSRLYKALVLDRPLATSVSVNYQPMAVAGIFSVDARLKPGVEPKDAEAAIQRTIDSFLATGPTADELKRAKVTNYGNNIRALESVYVRAMALADGLIFANNPAEYAEDNKRFDAVTTAAVLADAKDWLTRGAHKLTVLPYAAHGVIADGADRSKLPDLAASPGLTLPVAQEARLSNGIRVVFSPRRNVPTVDMAIVFDAGTAADAPEKKGLGGFALQMMGDGPVGLTAQAFEEKQASLGARLFASAGSDTTSFMLSSLSRELPATIALWASYIRTPGFRADDLERDRALSLSGISQSLAEPTAIAQRTFTNLLYGAAHPYGAQLAGRADTLKSFTRADVAGWHASWVRPDNAVIYASGDTTLEALTALLEKGFGSWSSPAEAKGSKTVPTIPFATASRVVLIDKPGAIQSVIRVGQLLPDGLDPRNFGYDAANGVLGGSFTARLNMNLREAKGWTYGASSFINEQRGPQNFGVATSVQTDRTSEALAEIDKEIRAIRQERPATQAELDMMVKGNVLALPGQFETNQAFVNYLQYVSLFDKPYDYLATLPARYGALTPAAITRAADEMLRPDAMSWVIVGDLSKIEAKIRALALGTVEVWDAEGRKLR; this is encoded by the coding sequence ATGATCCGTACCAGCCTTCTGCTGTCGGCCGCGGCCACCGCGTTTTCGCTCGTTCAGCCGGCGCATGCCGACGAAGTGCTGCCCTTTGAGCAGTTCACGCTGTCCAACGGGCTGCGCGTCGTCGTCCATGAGGATCGCAGCACGCCGAAGGTCGCGGTTGCCGTCTGGTATCATGTCGGTTCGGCGAACGAACCGGCGGGCAAGTCGGGCTTTGCGCACCTGTACGAGCATCTGATGTTCAACGGGTCCGAACATCGCGACGACGAATGGTTCCCGCCGCTGCAGGAAATCGGCGCTTCGGCCGTCAACGGCGCGACCTCGTTCGACCAGACCTATTATTATGAGGTGGTGCCGACCGGCGGGCTCGAGCGCGCGCTGTGGATGGAATCGGACCGCATGGGCCATCTGCTCGGTGCGATCACGCAGGCCAAGCTCGACGAGCAGCGCGGTGTCGTCCAGAACGAGAAAAGGCAGCGCGAAAGCCAGCCCTATTCGGGGATGGACGATATCACCGCACGGGCGCTGTTCCCGGTGGGGCATCCCTATCATCATCCGATCATCGGTTCGATGGAAGACCTGGGTGCCGCGTCGCTGACCGACGTGAAGGACTGGTTCGGCCAATATTATGGCGCCGCCAATGCGGTGCTGTCGCTGTCGGGCGATGTGAATGCGCAGCAGGCGAAGGCGCTCGCCGAGAAATATTTCGGAAGCGTGGCCGCCGGTCCGCCGGTCAGCCGCACGGCCGCCTGGGTGCCGAGCCTGTCCGAAGACAAGCGCGACACGATGCTCGACAATGTACCGCAGGCGGCGGTGTCATGGAGCTGGGCGGTTCCCGGACGCGGCACGCCGCAATCCTCGACGCTGCGCGCCGCCGCCAGCGCGCTCGGCAGCGGCAAGACGTCGCGGCTTTACAAGGCGCTGGTCCTCGACCGGCCGCTCGCGACATCGGTGTCGGTCAATTACCAGCCGATGGCGGTCGCCGGCATCTTCTCGGTCGATGCGCGACTGAAGCCCGGCGTCGAACCGAAGGATGCCGAGGCCGCGATCCAGCGAACGATCGACAGCTTTCTTGCGACCGGCCCGACCGCGGATGAGTTGAAGCGCGCGAAGGTGACCAATTACGGCAACAATATCCGCGCGCTCGAATCGGTTTATGTCCGTGCGATGGCGCTCGCCGACGGGCTGATCTTTGCGAACAATCCGGCCGAATATGCCGAGGATAATAAACGTTTCGACGCCGTCACCACCGCCGCCGTGCTCGCCGATGCCAAGGATTGGCTGACCCGCGGCGCGCACAAGCTGACGGTGCTTCCCTATGCGGCACACGGGGTGATCGCCGACGGCGCCGACCGCAGCAAGCTGCCGGACCTCGCCGCCTCGCCCGGACTGACCTTGCCCGTTGCGCAGGAGGCGCGGCTTTCGAATGGCATTCGCGTCGTCTTTTCGCCGCGCCGGAACGTGCCGACGGTCGACATGGCGATCGTGTTCGATGCGGGGACGGCGGCCGACGCGCCCGAAAAAAAAGGTCTCGGAGGCTTCGCACTGCAGATGATGGGCGATGGCCCGGTCGGGCTGACCGCGCAGGCGTTCGAAGAGAAGCAGGCGTCGCTGGGCGCGCGCCTCTTTGCGAGCGCGGGCAGCGACACGACGAGCTTCATGCTCTCATCGCTCAGCCGCGAACTACCCGCGACGATCGCGCTGTGGGCGAGCTATATTCGCACGCCGGGCTTCCGCGCCGACGATCTGGAGCGCGACCGCGCGCTCAGCCTGTCGGGCATTTCGCAGTCGCTCGCCGAACCGACCGCGATCGCGCAGCGCACCTTTACCAATCTGCTCTATGGCGCGGCGCATCCCTATGGCGCGCAGCTTGCGGGGCGGGCGGACACGCTGAAGTCCTTCACCCGCGCCGATGTTGCAGGCTGGCACGCGAGCTGGGTGCGCCCCGACAATGCCGTGATCTACGCTAGCGGCGACACGACGCTCGAGGCGCTGACCGCGCTGCTCGAGAAGGGCTTCGGCAGCTGGTCGTCTCCGGCGGAGGCCAAGGGCAGCAAGACCGTGCCGACGATTCCCTTTGCCACGGCGAGCCGGGTGGTGCTGATCGACAAGCCCGGCGCGATCCAGTCGGTGATCCGCGTCGGCCAGTTGTTGCCCGACGGCCTCGATCCGCGAAACTTCGGCTATGATGCCGCGAACGGCGTGCTCGGCGGCAGCTTCACCGCGCGACTCAACATGAACCTGCGCGAGGCGAAGGGCTGGACCTATGGCGCGAGCAGTTTTATCAACGAGCAGCGCGGGCCGCAGAATTTCGGCGTGGCGACGAGCGTGCAGACCGACAGGACGTCGGAGGCGCTGGCCGAGATCGACAAGGAAATCCGCGCGATCCGCCAGGAGCGGCCCGCAACGCAGGCCGAGCTCGACATGATGGTGAAGGGCAATGTGCTGGCGCTGCCCGGCCAGTTCGAAACGAACCAGGCGTTCGTGAACTACCTCCAATATGTGTCGCTCTTTGACAAACCCTATGACTATCTTGCGACGCTTCCCGCCAGATACGGCGCACTGACGCCTGCGGCGATCACCAGGGCCGCGGACGAGATGCTGCGCCCCGACGCGATGAGCTGGGTGATCGTCGGCGATTTGTCGAAGATCGAGGCGAAGATACGCGCCCTGGCTCTCGGCACGGTCGAGGTGTGGGACGCGGAAGGGCGAAAATTGCGTTAG
- a CDS encoding cation:proton antiporter has translation MFAIDSLLVKIALIGVIGLSAQWIAWRTGRPAIALMLIAGIVAGPMLGLIDPERDFGALREPIIKLAVAVILFEGGLSLKFRELRQAGTAVLMLVFIGVPLGWALGTAAAYYGAGLPLELAALFGGVMVVTGPTVIAPLLRSLNVPPRVKHMLKWEAIVNDPIGALIAVGVFSYMTHGGGATASNIVIDVVAASLLAILIGVAAGFALTTAYLRGWIPEYLKAPILLTSVIAVFVLSDIIMHETGLITVTVMGVVMANRETYSSHMLRRFKEDLTILLVSGVFIILSATLDWQVVQNFQLRFLLFLLLLLFVVRPLTIMTALLFTRIPFRERLFVAWVAPRGIVAVAVTGLFALRLTDYGVPGAEALVPLGFGVVIVTIFAHGFTAGALARQLGLDRGKGDGVLLVGANSWTIAFAQFVKSQGRQVLIADEDKLALRRARRAEIPVYHGNILDEAHDDEIELAQFRQLIAATGSDSYNALVCSELAPEIGPERVSRTGGQSRLKGLRRGRAFTLAGTPIEELLDRLQAGWTFGRTRITEKFTYDEFVARMKANGGDSLAVAKASGELLIFSTERRPHVDAEDVIWTFVPPEVAPTASRSAGAPRTEETAAER, from the coding sequence ATGTTCGCAATCGACTCGCTGCTCGTAAAAATCGCCCTCATCGGCGTGATTGGCTTAAGCGCGCAGTGGATCGCCTGGCGCACCGGCCGGCCCGCGATCGCACTGATGCTGATCGCCGGCATCGTCGCCGGCCCGATGCTCGGTCTCATCGATCCCGAGCGGGACTTCGGCGCCCTGCGCGAACCGATCATCAAGCTCGCGGTCGCCGTGATCCTTTTCGAGGGCGGGCTCAGTCTCAAATTCCGCGAACTTCGCCAGGCGGGCACCGCGGTCCTCATGCTCGTGTTCATCGGCGTGCCGCTGGGGTGGGCGCTCGGCACCGCCGCCGCTTATTATGGCGCGGGCCTCCCGCTCGAACTCGCCGCCCTGTTCGGCGGCGTGATGGTCGTGACGGGGCCGACGGTCATCGCGCCGCTGCTGCGATCACTGAACGTGCCGCCGCGCGTCAAGCATATGCTCAAATGGGAAGCGATCGTGAACGATCCGATCGGGGCGCTGATCGCCGTCGGCGTCTTCAGCTATATGACCCACGGCGGCGGGGCCACCGCGAGCAACATCGTCATCGACGTCGTCGCCGCGAGCCTGCTCGCCATCCTGATCGGTGTCGCGGCGGGCTTTGCCCTCACCACCGCCTATCTTCGCGGCTGGATTCCCGAATATCTGAAAGCCCCGATCCTCCTGACCTCGGTGATCGCGGTCTTCGTCCTGTCCGACATCATCATGCACGAGACGGGACTTATCACGGTGACTGTCATGGGCGTCGTGATGGCGAACCGCGAAACCTATTCCAGTCACATGCTGCGGCGCTTCAAGGAAGACCTCACGATCCTCCTGGTTTCGGGCGTGTTCATCATCCTGTCGGCGACGCTCGACTGGCAGGTCGTGCAGAATTTCCAGCTGCGTTTCCTGCTCTTCCTGCTCCTGCTCCTCTTCGTCGTGCGGCCGCTCACCATCATGACCGCGCTGCTTTTCACGCGGATACCGTTCCGCGAGCGGCTCTTCGTGGCGTGGGTCGCGCCGCGCGGTATCGTGGCGGTGGCCGTGACGGGCCTCTTTGCGTTGCGGCTGACCGACTATGGCGTGCCGGGTGCCGAGGCGCTCGTCCCATTAGGCTTCGGTGTCGTCATCGTCACCATTTTCGCGCACGGCTTCACCGCGGGGGCACTCGCGCGTCAGCTCGGCCTCGATCGCGGCAAGGGCGACGGGGTCCTGCTTGTCGGCGCGAACAGCTGGACGATCGCCTTCGCCCAATTCGTGAAGTCCCAGGGTCGTCAGGTACTGATCGCGGACGAGGACAAGCTCGCGCTCCGTCGTGCCCGCCGCGCCGAAATCCCGGTCTATCACGGCAACATTCTCGACGAGGCGCACGACGACGAAATCGAGCTTGCCCAGTTCAGGCAGCTGATCGCCGCGACCGGCAGCGACAGCTACAACGCGCTCGTATGCAGCGAGCTTGCGCCGGAGATCGGACCCGAGCGCGTCAGCCGGACCGGCGGCCAGTCGCGGCTCAAGGGTCTGCGCCGTGGCCGCGCCTTCACCCTCGCCGGCACGCCGATCGAGGAGCTGCTTGATCGCCTCCAGGCCGGCTGGACCTTCGGACGCACCCGCATCACGGAGAAATTCACCTACGATGAATTTGTCGCGCGGATGAAGGCCAACGGTGGCGACAGCCTCGCCGTTGCGAAAGCTTCGGGGGAGCTTCTCATTTTCTCGACCGAACGCCGTCCCCATGTCGACGCCGAGGACGTCATCTGGACCTTCGTTCCCCCGGAGGTCGCCCCCACGGCGTCGCGGTCAGCCGGCGCTCCCCGAACGGAGGAAACGGCAGCGGAACGCTGA
- a CDS encoding IS1595 family transposase: MSVLSSPYFHDEAKAFEHLESIVWADGVVCPHCGVIGGRVYDLSGVRGKPTLKTPEGALRHGLKKCGECRKQFTVKVGTVFEHARMPLHKMLQAVHLIASSKKGISAHQLGRILEVQYKTAWFLAHRIREAMRSGDLAAPFGSGGGAVEVDETYFGTKEGRRGAKAGTAHKFGVLALVDRESGTMRSFTFDKFRADEVHPIVLNNIAREARLMTDEAKMYKKIGREFAEHGTTLHGARQYVDYKDRTIHTNTVEGAFSIFKRGMKGVYQHCGEQHLHRYLAEFEFRYNTRQANGIDDRGRAVAAVRGIVGKRLTYGRPHSNEV; encoded by the coding sequence ATGTCGGTTCTTTCTTCCCCCTATTTCCACGACGAAGCCAAGGCTTTCGAGCATCTGGAAAGCATCGTTTGGGCTGACGGCGTTGTCTGCCCGCATTGCGGTGTGATCGGTGGTCGGGTCTATGACCTGTCGGGCGTTCGCGGCAAGCCGACCCTGAAAACGCCGGAAGGTGCGCTGCGTCACGGCCTGAAAAAGTGTGGCGAGTGCCGCAAGCAGTTCACCGTCAAGGTTGGCACTGTGTTCGAGCACGCCCGTATGCCGCTGCACAAGATGTTGCAGGCCGTCCACCTGATCGCGTCGAGCAAAAAGGGCATTTCGGCCCACCAGCTCGGCCGCATCCTTGAGGTCCAGTATAAGACGGCTTGGTTCCTTGCCCACCGCATCCGTGAAGCCATGCGTTCGGGCGACCTTGCCGCCCCGTTCGGTTCGGGCGGTGGCGCTGTCGAGGTCGATGAAACCTATTTCGGCACCAAGGAAGGCCGTCGTGGCGCGAAGGCTGGCACGGCCCACAAGTTCGGTGTTCTGGCGCTGGTGGACCGCGAGAGCGGCACCATGCGTTCGTTCACGTTCGACAAGTTCCGCGCCGACGAGGTTCACCCTATCGTCCTGAACAACATCGCTCGCGAAGCCCGTTTGATGACCGACGAAGCCAAGATGTATAAGAAAATCGGCCGCGAGTTTGCCGAGCATGGCACGACGCTCCACGGCGCTCGCCAGTATGTCGATTACAAGGATCGCACGATCCACACCAACACCGTTGAAGGCGCGTTCTCGATTTTCAAGCGTGGTATGAAGGGCGTCTATCAGCATTGCGGCGAGCAGCACTTGCATCGCTATCTGGCTGAATTTGAGTTTCGCTATAACACCCGTCAGGCGAACGGCATTGATGATCGCGGTCGGGCTGTCGCCGCCGTCCGTGGCATCGTCGGCAAGCGCCTCACCTATGGGCGCCCTCACTCGAACGAAGTCTGA
- a CDS encoding DNA-packaging protein: protein MKGLSELLRLAPEEFAAWARRVNDTSAERLLGDWSWWRRADQCPPQGDWHVWMLLAGRGFGKTRTGAEWVRGYAEAHPGARIALVAASLHEARQVMVEGESGLLSIAPDDVRPEYESSLRRLSWANGAVATLYSAAEPESLRGPEHSAAWCDEIAKWPQGEAAWDNLMLTMRIGDNPRVVATTTPRGVPLVRRLMKEKGVETTGGSTGDNCLNLSPQWLATMDEIYGGTRLGRQELRGELLKDVEGALWTRALVERCRVEAASVGKPMRVVIGVDPPATANGDACGIVVAAQLRDERLAVVEDASVENPPPHVWAQAVAAAAARWGADRVVAESNMGGEMVEGTLRQADVALPVVPVHASIGKARRAEPVALAYERGDVVHAGVFESLEDQLCGLQVGGGYAGPGRSPDRADACVWALAALQEGLRKGRGPGVRRV, encoded by the coding sequence TTGAAGGGGCTTTCCGAACTGCTGAGGTTGGCGCCTGAAGAGTTCGCGGCGTGGGCGCGCAGGGTAAACGACACATCGGCCGAAAGGCTGCTCGGCGACTGGAGCTGGTGGCGGCGCGCCGACCAATGCCCGCCGCAAGGCGACTGGCACGTCTGGATGCTGCTCGCGGGACGCGGCTTCGGCAAGACGCGCACGGGAGCCGAATGGGTGCGCGGTTATGCCGAAGCCCATCCCGGCGCGCGGATCGCGCTCGTCGCGGCGTCGTTGCACGAGGCGCGGCAGGTGATGGTCGAGGGGGAGAGCGGCTTGCTGTCCATTGCGCCCGATGATGTGCGACCCGAGTATGAAAGCAGCCTCCGCCGGCTGAGTTGGGCAAACGGCGCGGTGGCGACGCTTTATTCAGCAGCGGAGCCCGAGAGTCTGCGCGGCCCCGAACATTCGGCGGCCTGGTGCGACGAAATCGCCAAATGGCCGCAGGGCGAAGCGGCGTGGGACAATCTGATGCTGACGATGCGGATCGGCGACAACCCGCGTGTGGTTGCGACAACGACGCCGCGCGGGGTGCCGCTGGTAAGGCGGTTGATGAAGGAAAAGGGTGTCGAAACGACCGGCGGGAGCACAGGGGACAATTGCCTCAACCTGTCGCCGCAATGGCTGGCGACGATGGACGAGATCTATGGCGGGACGCGGCTGGGGCGGCAGGAACTGCGTGGCGAGTTGCTCAAGGATGTCGAGGGCGCGCTGTGGACGCGGGCGCTGGTCGAGCGGTGCCGCGTCGAGGCGGCGAGCGTCGGCAAGCCGATGCGCGTCGTGATCGGTGTCGACCCGCCGGCGACGGCAAACGGCGATGCGTGCGGGATCGTGGTCGCGGCGCAGTTGCGCGACGAGCGGCTGGCGGTGGTCGAGGACGCGAGCGTCGAAAATCCGCCGCCGCATGTCTGGGCGCAGGCGGTCGCGGCGGCGGCGGCGCGCTGGGGCGCCGACCGCGTCGTGGCCGAGAGCAATATGGGGGGCGAGATGGTCGAGGGCACGCTGCGCCAGGCCGATGTCGCGCTGCCCGTCGTGCCGGTGCATGCGAGCATCGGCAAGGCGCGGCGCGCGGAGCCGGTGGCGCTGGCCTATGAGCGTGGCGATGTGGTGCATGCGGGGGTATTCGAGAGCCTTGAGGACCAGCTTTGCGGATTGCAGGTTGGCGGCGGCTATGCGGGGCCGGGGCGGTCGCCGGATCGGGCGGATGCTTGCGTCTGGGCGCTGGCGGCGTTGCAGGAGGGGCTGCGGAAGGGGCGAGGGCCGGGGGTGCGGCGGGTTTGA
- a CDS encoding TonB-dependent siderophore receptor, with amino-acid sequence MFRSYRLVFKFALLAASALSVPAFAQEAALEQEKGEASGRKDDMIVVYGSGIDRNRAATGLDLTPRETPQSITIITREQIDDQAASTVADVLEYTTGVSVKRVDRGRNLLSARGFDITAFQLDGLPFATGNVGLEETSTAIYDRVEVIRGATGLLQGAGEPSASINMVRKRADARELTGEVNLEAGSWNHFSGMIDIGAPLTVDGSVRARLVAEVYSQDAFVDLESSKGFTLYGTIAADLGPGTRLSAGASYQRDERDGVMWAQLPYWYADGSRPDWARSRTTGADWNAWDTTEKAAFVSIEQDLGGSWQLRGDVSYFEQTEDSKLIWLWGNPDRATGLGMEVWPYWYLSKPKQWSANLQAKGDYQLFGRRHELVFGAMYSHQKGGWTNRDPDPASVAPVGDFNAWDGSYPEPTWGERYRMSGFGTTEQTAVYGATRFQILDRLKLIAGGRLSSWTRDEEEALYTPAPYRIEHKNIFTPYAGLILDFNDFLSAYASYTSIFNPQTARDRTGRYLAPLEGDNYEAGLKADLMDGRLRASAAVFRIEQSNFAVPDIDPETGDPYFVPGTTDIASRPAQGVVSKGYELEMQGEPFRGWDISAGWSHFKAKDPDGINVQAHQPRRVFRMATKYEFGGALGGFSLGGSLRWESRPPQTAENPATGVIEPVGQKAYALVNLMGAYDVTEALSLQVNVNNVFDKAYYNTNSWFGGFIYGEPRNVRVTLRYGF; translated from the coding sequence ATGTTTCGTTCGTATCGTCTGGTCTTCAAATTCGCGCTGCTCGCCGCCAGCGCCCTTTCGGTTCCGGCCTTTGCCCAGGAAGCGGCTTTGGAGCAGGAGAAGGGTGAGGCGAGCGGCCGCAAAGACGACATGATCGTCGTCTATGGCAGCGGCATCGACCGCAATAGGGCGGCCACCGGCCTCGACCTGACCCCGCGCGAGACGCCGCAGTCGATCACGATCATCACGCGCGAACAGATCGATGACCAGGCGGCATCGACGGTGGCCGACGTGCTGGAATATACCACCGGCGTTTCGGTGAAGCGGGTCGATCGCGGGCGCAACCTGCTTTCGGCGCGCGGTTTCGACATCACCGCCTTCCAGCTCGACGGCCTGCCGTTCGCGACGGGCAATGTCGGGCTCGAGGAAACCAGCACCGCCATCTATGACCGGGTCGAGGTCATCCGCGGCGCGACCGGCCTGCTGCAGGGCGCGGGCGAGCCTTCGGCGTCGATCAATATGGTCCGCAAGCGCGCCGACGCGCGCGAACTGACCGGCGAGGTGAATCTCGAAGCGGGTTCGTGGAACCATTTTTCGGGGATGATCGACATCGGCGCGCCGCTGACCGTCGACGGCTCGGTGCGCGCCCGCCTTGTCGCCGAAGTCTATTCGCAGGATGCTTTCGTCGACCTCGAAAGCAGCAAAGGCTTCACCCTCTATGGCACGATCGCCGCCGACCTCGGCCCCGGCACCCGGCTGAGCGCCGGGGCGAGCTATCAAAGGGACGAGCGCGACGGGGTGATGTGGGCGCAGCTGCCCTATTGGTATGCCGACGGCTCGCGGCCCGACTGGGCGCGCTCGCGGACGACCGGCGCCGACTGGAACGCATGGGACACCACCGAAAAGGCGGCGTTCGTTTCGATCGAGCAGGATCTGGGCGGTAGCTGGCAATTGCGCGGCGATGTCTCCTATTTCGAGCAGACCGAGGATTCGAAGCTGATCTGGCTGTGGGGCAATCCCGACCGCGCGACCGGGCTGGGCATGGAGGTGTGGCCCTATTGGTATCTCTCCAAGCCGAAGCAGTGGAGCGCCAACCTGCAGGCCAAGGGCGATTACCAGCTCTTCGGGCGGCGGCATGAGCTGGTGTTCGGCGCAATGTACAGCCACCAGAAGGGCGGCTGGACCAACCGCGATCCCGATCCCGCGAGCGTCGCGCCAGTCGGCGACTTCAACGCGTGGGATGGCAGTTATCCGGAACCCACATGGGGCGAACGCTATCGCATGAGCGGTTTCGGTACGACCGAGCAGACCGCGGTCTATGGCGCGACGCGCTTCCAGATTCTCGACCGGCTCAAGCTGATCGCCGGCGGGCGGCTGAGTTCGTGGACGCGCGACGAGGAGGAAGCGCTTTACACGCCCGCACCCTATCGGATCGAGCACAAGAATATATTCACCCCCTATGCGGGGCTGATCCTGGACTTCAACGACTTCCTCTCCGCCTATGCGAGCTATACGAGCATCTTCAATCCGCAGACCGCGCGCGATCGCACCGGACGCTATCTCGCCCCGCTCGAAGGCGACAATTACGAAGCGGGGCTGAAGGCCGACCTGATGGACGGGCGGCTGCGCGCATCGGCCGCGGTCTTCCGCATCGAGCAGAGTAATTTCGCGGTTCCCGACATCGACCCCGAAACGGGCGATCCCTATTTCGTACCCGGCACCACCGACATCGCCTCGCGTCCGGCGCAGGGCGTCGTGTCAAAGGGCTATGAGCTCGAAATGCAGGGCGAGCCGTTTCGGGGCTGGGACATCAGCGCCGGGTGGAGCCATTTCAAGGCGAAGGATCCCGACGGCATCAATGTGCAGGCGCACCAGCCGCGACGCGTGTTCCGCATGGCGACGAAATATGAATTCGGCGGCGCGCTGGGCGGCTTCAGCCTCGGCGGCTCGCTCCGTTGGGAAAGCCGGCCGCCGCAGACGGCCGAAAATCCCGCAACGGGCGTGATCGAACCGGTCGGGCAAAAAGCCTATGCACTGGTGAACCTGATGGGCGCCTATGACGTGACCGAGGCGCTGTCGCTCCAGGTCAATGTCAACAATGTCTTCGACAAGGCCTATTACAACACCAATAGCTGGTTCGGGGGCTTCATCTATGGCGAACCGCGCAACGTGCGCGTGACGCTACGCTACGGGTTCTGA